Below is a window of Chloroflexota bacterium DNA.
GTTCGACAACACGATCCGCTTCGTCCCGCCGCTGATCGTGACCCAGCAGCAGGCCGAAGATGCGCTGAACATTATCGACAAAGCGCTGGGCACACTGTAATACTGTTTCAGTTTGATGACGTCCAAATATCTGGTGGCCAGTGCGGTTGTCACCCCCTCATCCCCTGGCCCCTTCTCCCCCGCGCGCGGGGGAGAAGGGGGAAGGCTGATTGGGGATTGGCGCGGCGGCTTTGCCGCCGCGGGGGAGGGTGACGATTCCCATACAGTGCTGAAACATACAACAATCGCTTGGGGACTTGCTCATCACAAATCGGCATAACGATTAAGCCCTTCGGATCATGACGACCCGAAGGGTTTTTAACAGAGGACACTATGCTCTCAAACACCACGATCGCCTTCGTCGGCGCCGGCGCCATGGCCGAGGCGATGATCGGCGGCCTGATCGAGCAGAACGTCGTATCGCCGGGAGACATCGTCGCATCGGGACCGCGTGCGGAGCGCGGGCAGGCGCTGGCGCAGAAGTACGGCATCCGCGTCACCGCCAGCAACCGCGAGGCGGTCGCCGGTGCGGGCGTTGTCGTGCTGTCGGTCAAGCCGCAGATGCTCGGCACGGTCGCGTCGGAACTGCACGGACGCATCCCGCCCGGCGCGCTCGTACTCTCGATCCTCGCCGGCACGCGCATCGAAACGATTGGCAAGGCGCTGCTGCACAGCGGCATCGTGCGCTCGATGCCCAACACCCCGGCGCAGATCGGCCAGGGCATCACCGTCTGGACCGCATCATCCGACGTTAGCGACGTGCAGCGCAAGCAGGCCGAAGCAGTGCTCCTCGCCTGCGGCCCGCAGGTGTACGTAGACGACGAGGACTACCTCGACATGGCGACCGCCATCTCGGGCAACGGCCCGGCCTACGTCTTCCTCTTCATGGAAGCGATGGTCGATGCCGCCGTACACCTCGGCTTCTCGCGCCAGATCGCGGAGCAACTGGTCTTGCAGACGGTCAAGGGCACCGCCGAGTACGCGCTGAAGTCGGGGCGGCATCTGGCCGGCATGCGCAACCAGGTCACGTCGCCGGGCGGCACCAGCGCCGAGGCGCTGTATTATCTGGAGAAGGCCGGCTTTCGCACCGCCGTCTCGCGCGCGATCTGGGCCGGTTACCAGCGCGCCGTGCAGTTGGGGCGCGGCAAGAAACGCAGCCAACTGGCGGAGGAAAAGGGATGAGGTTGTCCGGCAAAGTTGCGCTGATCACCGGCGGCGCCTCCGGCATCGGCGCGGCCACGGCGAAGCTGTTCGCCGCCGAGGGCGCGGCGGCGGTCATCACCGGGCGCGATGCCGCGTGCAGCCAAGCAGTCGTCGCGGAGATCAGCGCGGCGGGCCCCATCATCCCAGCGCGTCGTGTCGAAGTATGACGAAGAGGAGTCGCCATGGTGTCGCGATGGGCGTGTTGTTTAGCGGTGGTCGCGCTGGCAGGGTGTGCGTATGTCACCGCTGACCAGCAAGAGGAATTGCGTCGCGCGTTGCTGCACTACGAGGAAGTGGAGAATTCCGTAGCCGGGTATCGAGACCGCAGTGCCGTCGCGCAAGTGGCGACCGGTACTGCCCTTGAAGGGTGGGACGTATGCAGATCGTGCGTGGTCTATGTCTGGATTGCCGGGCAGTTCACCGAGTTCGAAGTCCTGACATACAGTGAGAATTGGAGCAAAGTGCGTGTGCGCGTCGAGTGGGCATGGCATAGGGTCGATCCCGACAACGGCGAGGTGATTAGCCCATGTGTCGCACAGGCATACACGACGATTGCATATCTCACCCGTGAAAACGGCGTCTGGAAATTCTCGGGCGGCGAGATTCTAGAACTCCCGGAACGCAGACTGGTGGACAACACACCCGCGTTGAATGCGAAGTACTGCACGGGTCGTTAAAACTCGTTGAATGAGCGTGGTCTGGACATCGTGCGCCAGTTGGCGGACAGCGCGGGCGCAGTGACGCTGGCGCGGCGCTACGACCCATTCGGCGATGCGCTTTCGAGCGCGGGCAGCGGGACGAGCGCCTTCGGCTTCGCGGGCGAGCAGACGGACGCCACGGGGTTGGAGTACCTGCGGGCAAGGTATTATGCGCCAGGGCAGGGGCGGTTCATGACAAAGGATACGTGGGGCGGCGACTACAACCAGCCGATGTCATACGATGCGTGGTTGTATGCGTATGCCAATCCAGTGAATGCCAGTGACCCCAGCGGATTCGATTCTGGTAGTCCGCGCATCCCGATGCTCCCTTGGGAGGGCATTACCGCAAGACAAGCAGTGGATTTCTTTCGATGGGTCTACAGCAAGAAGGGCCCCATAACTGGCTCCATGTGGCCCGATCGAAGATTTGACTGCACCGATCTGCGATGGTCGAAGCCCCAAAGGGCTGTTGATATCTTTGCGGATTTCCTCTGCGAGCGGGGACCTGAAACCGTGGAATTCGACGGCAGAAGTCGATTGACGAAAGAACTCGCCGAGTCAGTTCTACTGGACCAAGTACGCTATTGGTTCTATCTCGCCGGCCCGACAAGTGGGCCGCGGAAGTTGAGGTTCAATAAATATGAGGCCTACGTAGCGCTGTACGACCAGCACCTCCCGGCTGATTTGCCGATTTTCCACGTCCTGGGTTCAGTTGATTATGAGGTTTATCGAAACACGACAGGGCGTGTTGAGTACCGCATAGCAAATCGGATGGATCTTGCGTCAGGAACTCACATTCCAGAGAGATTTCCGCCGGAGAACGAAGGCGACAGACCTCTGACGCTCGAGCAGGTTGTCAACGAGAATCCGGCCCTGGAGAATAGAAATCTGGTTTGGCTGCTAGATAACTATCGGGATGCGCAAGGAAATCCAATTGTCGCGATTTTGCGACCCAAGGCACGATCTGAGACGGGCGGCCTCGGGGGCGGACGCACGACACAGATTTTCATGTGGTCGGAGCAGTATCAACCATGTATCACACAGATTTACTGGCCCTTTTATGTCTGGTTGGGTCTGCTGGATATTCGATGATTCTGTCGAATCGAAGACTCATGGTTAAGATAGGACGGAGTTGCCTATGATCAGACGGGTACTGGCGCTCGTTGCAATGCTCTCCATCGCCTGCGCTTGCCTGACGATCGGCTTAGTCGGCGGGTACGGGTCCCTCTCGCGTACTCGGCCCACCGCCGATGCCAGCATTCCGAGCAAGCTGTGCTACCCCTTGCCATCCTCGTTTCAGGAATCGGACCTCCTTGGTCGCTGGGTTGCCCGTTATGGCGCCGGCGGCATCGATGTTTTGGTCCTGCGAGCGGATGGCACCTATAAGCAGATATTTGATGCTCCCGTTTCTGGGTTCCACTACGAGAGTGACTGGCGGAAGTGGTACATCGAGCGCCGGGATAGCGGATGGATCCGTCTGCATCTAGACGGCATGCGTCGGTGTGACGATACGAGTGACATGTGTCAACGCGAGGAAGGAGGAATTGATGGTTCCGCGATTGACTATTGTGAACAAAAGGGAGCCTCCATGCAAAGCGAGGTCGTTCTTCTAGTAACGGGCGCATCACCGAAGGCAACCGGCCTATCCCTCCCCATCCTCTTATGGCACATGCGACTCCCGGGCAGCCCGTGGGTGGAGAGTTTTGAACATGAATAGGTGTTGTGAGGCATGTGATTCTGGGCTTTGCCCATGGAAAGATACTGTTGGCGAATTACTGTGATAGGGGACAATTCATGCGGCTGCATTATGTCGCCTGACGGGAACGGCGCGTCAATGGTCTTATGACTGTCAATAGTCACCTAAACCCGCCGCCACGATTTCGCCAACCGTGTCATTGGCAAGCAGAGAGCGTGGGCGTGGGCATGTCACCTGCCGGACGGCCTGGGCAGCGTGCGCCAGTTGGCGGACGGCACGGGCGCGGTCACGCTGGCGCGGCGCTACGACCCGTTCGGCGATGCGCTTTCGAGCGCGGGCAGTGGGGCGAGTGTGTACGGCTTCGCCGGCGAGCAGACGGATGCAACGAGGTTGGGGTATTTTCGGGCACGAAGAAGAAGCGCAGCCAGTTAGCGGAGGAAAAGGGATGCGGTTGTCCAACAAAGTTGCACTCATCACCGGCGGCACCTCCGGCATCGGTGCCGCCACGGCGAAGCTGTTCGCCGCCGAGGGCGCGGCGGTTGCCGTCACCGGGCGCGATGCCGCGCGCGGCCAGGCGGTCGTCGCGGAGATCAGCGTGGCGGGCGGTCAGGCGCGCTTCCTGCCGTGCGACGTGCGCGACGCCGGCGCGGTGCGTCAGGTTGTGGCCGGG
It encodes the following:
- a CDS encoding SDR family NAD(P)-dependent oxidoreductase: MRLSGKVALITGGASGIGAATAKLFAAEGAAAVITGRDAACSQAVVAEISAAGPIIPARRVEV
- a CDS encoding pyrroline-5-carboxylate reductase, which gives rise to MLSNTTIAFVGAGAMAEAMIGGLIEQNVVSPGDIVASGPRAERGQALAQKYGIRVTASNREAVAGAGVVVLSVKPQMLGTVASELHGRIPPGALVLSILAGTRIETIGKALLHSGIVRSMPNTPAQIGQGITVWTASSDVSDVQRKQAEAVLLACGPQVYVDDEDYLDMATAISGNGPAYVFLFMEAMVDAAVHLGFSRQIAEQLVLQTVKGTAEYALKSGRHLAGMRNQVTSPGGTSAEALYYLEKAGFRTAVSRAIWAGYQRAVQLGRGKKRSQLAEEKG
- a CDS encoding RHS repeat-associated core domain-containing protein, whose product is MNERGLDIVRQLADSAGAVTLARRYDPFGDALSSAGSGTSAFGFAGEQTDATGLEYLRARYYAPGQGRFMTKDTWGGDYNQPMSYDAWLYAYANPVNASDPSGFDSGSPRIPMLPWEGITARQAVDFFRWVYSKKGPITGSMWPDRRFDCTDLRWSKPQRAVDIFADFLCERGPETVEFDGRSRLTKELAESVLLDQVRYWFYLAGPTSGPRKLRFNKYEAYVALYDQHLPADLPIFHVLGSVDYEVYRNTTGRVEYRIANRMDLASGTHIPERFPPENEGDRPLTLEQVVNENPALENRNLVWLLDNYRDAQGNPIVAILRPKARSETGGLGGGRTTQIFMWSEQYQPCITQIYWPFYVWLGLLDIR